The DNA segment TCATTAGGACATTTCTAAATTGCTCATATAGGACATTATCACTTTGCGGGAACAGGTGGGAACATCGATACGAATATGAGGATGAGATCGCCACGACCGGAAAACCGGTCTCGCGATGACAAGAAAAGACTGGATGCCGGATCAAGTCCGGCATGACAGATGGTTAGGGCAGACGACAGGTATCACCTGTTTAGGGCGTCTGCCGCTAACAGAATATGAATGGGGTAGATGAAGGAGCCTTCCACTCACAGGAAAATTATTGACGAAACCGTATCGCGGGGGCATGTTGGGCTGTGGCTTCTTTGAACCTAAACTCTCCCCTGCAATACGTCAAAGGGGTTGGACCGCGCAAAGCGGAGATACTGGCCAACTACGACCTCCACACCGTGAGCGATATGCTCCGCTATTTCCCTCGCCAATACCTCGACCGAAGCACGGTCGTTCCGATTGCTGATCTCAAAGTCGATCAACCGGTAACGATTGTCGGACAAGTCAAGGCGCACGGAGTTCTTCACGGCAAACACAAACGCTACGAAGTTATCCTCGGTGACAGCACCGGGGCTGTGTCGCTACTGTGGTTTCGGGGGGTTCGCTATTGGGAACGGTTGTTCAAAAAGAACCAATGGTTCGCAGCCACAGGGACGGTCAGTTATTTTCAGGGATTCCAAATCCTTCATCCCGATCTCGAACGACTGGAAGACGAGAGCGACCAGATGATCCATGCCGGGCGGATTATTCCGGTCTATCCGCAGACAGCCGAACTCAGCAAAGTCGGTCTCAGCAGTAAGGGAATCCGGCGGATCACATCGTTTATCTTTGAAAATCTCACAGAACACATCGCCGATCTTCTCCCCCGCGCCGAAACGGACCGCCTGAAATTGCCCTCGTTGCAAGAAGCGATTCATCACATTCATTATCCCGAAAATCGTGACCAGATCGAGACCTGTCGGCGGCGGTTGGCGTTTGACGAATTGCTGGAGTTTCAATTCCTGATCGTATCCAGTCGTCGCCAAAAGGAAGTGGCAATTAAAAAACAACGGTATACTTCACCTGGAATAAACCTGAAGAAATTCATCGCCGCACTACTGTTTGAATTGACTGCCGGACAAAAAGCAGCAACGAAAGAAATCGCTGCTGACCTCGGCCGCGCACGGCCGATGACACGGATGTTACAGGGTGATGTGGGCTGCGGCAAAACTGTGGTAGCCATTATCGCCGCCCTTCACGCGGCCGAGAACAATTTGCAAACAGCGTTTATGGCTCCTACGGAAATCCTGTCCGAGCAGCATTTCCGTGGCTGGCAACGGCCACTTGAGGAAGCTGGATTCACAAGTGCGTTACTGACCTCTTCCATGAAAAAGACCGAAAAAGACAAGATCGGTGCCGCGTGTGGACGGGGTGAGATCGATATTCTCTTCGGAACGCATGCGTTGATATACGACTACGTTTCCTTCGAGCGATTGGGATTGGTCATCATCGACGAACAGCACCGATTCGGCGTTAAGCAACGAGGTAAGCTTCATGCCAAAGGAGACAATCCTGACCTCCTGGTAATGACAGCCACACCGATTCCACGCACGCTGGCTTTGACTCTATATGGTGACCTTGACATCACGACTATTCCCGACCTCCCTCCCGGTCGCAAGCCGGTTCGCACTGTCTGGCGCATGCCTGATGCCGCGACCAAAGTTTATCAATTCGTTCACGATGAAATCGCCAGAGGTGGACAGGCTTATTTTATCTACCCGTTGGTCGAAAAAAGTGAGCACCTCCAGTTAACCAGCGTCGAGGATGCCTACGCCGAGTTGACCGCCAATCAGTTGTCCGGACTTCGAGTAGGAATGGTACACGGACGGGTCAAAGCCAAAGAACGTGATGAAATCTTGCGCCAATTCAACAGCGGAGACCTTGACATACTGATGGCGACCACGGTGGTTGAAGTTGGGCTTGATAATCCGAATGCGACATTGATGGTGATCCAGCATGGAGAGCGATTCGGACTGGCACAACTGCATCAACTACGCGGACGGATCGGACGTGGGAAAAAACAGGCGACGCTGATTGCACTGGCTCATCCGCCAATTTCCGAGATGGCCCGCCGTCGACTGGATTACTTCTCGCAGACAACGGATGGATTCAAGATCGCCGAAGCTGATCTCGAATTACGCGGCCCCGGTGAGCTGTATGGTCTCAAACAATCGGGTCTACCGGAGTTGCGTGCCGCCAGGCTGACATCTGACCGCGACCTGCTTGAAGCAGCTCGGGGATTGCTCGAACGGCTATTCTCGGACGATAACAGCCTTGACAGTTCCTACCAAAACCTGTATACGTACCTGAAAGAATCGGCAGTGGTCAAAGCCTCGAACCTGGGCGGTGGGTAAAACTAAAGCCGAGACGTTGGCAAATCGACCACGAATCATGGAGAACATATTTTGACCAACGAAGATGACCTGGACAAGACTCTTTTTTCCCAGATGATTCTGTCTTTACAGATGGGCGCTATGCAGCAGATGGGCAAGTTTGCCTCTCCGATGACCGGCAAGATCGAACGGGATATGGTTATGGCCAAGGCGAGTATCGATATGCTGGCAATGCTCGAGAAAAAATCCAAAGGCAATCTCACCGAGGACGAAGACAAACTGATTGGACACGCTCTATATGAACTCCGCATTAACTTCGTTGATGAGAGTAAGAAGAGCGACCAACCGACAGAGACTGCAACATCGGACAGTAATAATTCTGGCGCTGAGGCAAGCGACTCCGAATCGGATGAAACTTCGACCGAGCCGGAGAAGTCATAATCCCTGATTCACTTGGATCTCGATTCGATTGAAGTGTATAAACAGATGAGGTTGCGTTATTGCGTGTTGGCCAAGCGCTTTATTGCTCTTGATCTTACAGCGGGTATCAGTTATAATAGCCCCTTATGAAAGCGACTGTACAACTGCCACTTAACCAGAACATACCAGAGTCCGATGTCGCCGCCGCGATTGGTGACACTGTTGAGTTTGATAAACCTCTGGCTCCCCTGACGAGCTTCCGTACCGGAGGTCCAGCAAAATATTTTATCGCGGTTCGTAGCGTAGACGAAATAGTGCGAGCCATATCGGGTGCGTGTAGACTCGATATTCCGTATGTCCTCATTGGTGGCGGATCGAATCTTTTGATCTCTGACGCCGGTTTTGACGGTCTGGTCATCAAGATTGCGATTGCAGGTATTCAACTCGTTGGCGAAACAACGATTGAGTGCGGCGCAGGTGAAAACCTGATGGCGGTGGTAGAGTTCGCCGCGAGTAAATCCCTGACCGGGCTGGAATTTGCCGCCGGTATATGGGGAACGGCTGGCGGAGCGGTGTATGGCAATGCCGGTGCGTATGGAGGTGGAATGAGCGATGTAGTCACCGAAGTCGTACTTATTGATTCGGAAGGGAAAACCAAAACGCGAAACCATGAATACTGCCGCTTCGCATACCGTGATTCGTATCTTAAGATGACTAAGGAAGTCATAGTAACTGTCCGAATTAAATTGCAGAAGGGAGAACCCGGCAGAATTCGCGAGAAGATTGCCGATATCCTGGCTGACCGAAAGACGAAACACCCGGATCAGTTGACGGCGGGTTGCTTCTTCAAGAATATCGAAGACCCTTCTCAGCCGCATGGTAAGCTAGCGGCCGGCCGCCTTCTTGAGGAAGCAGGGGCCAAGTTGCTCTCGGTCGGCGATGCTGAAGTTTTTGAGAAACATGCCAACATGATTGTCAATGTCGGCCACGCCACATCGCACGACATTCATGAACTGGCGACCCGGATGAAGGAACTGGTGCGAAAGAACTCCGGGGTTGAGTTGGAAGAAGAGATCACTCGCATCGGACAATTCTAATTGTAGGAGTATGCCTATCGAATAGTATATATCGATATGATTCGTACCGATTACAAAAGAGTGACTGTGATTCAGAGAACATCAAGGTTACTTGCTACTATTCTGTCTTTGATGGGCGTCATGCTGTGCATTTGTCCCGTTGCGGACGCAGCATCCGGGTTTAAGATGTCCCTCTATGCGCCGGCATCACTTGTGTCGTCATATGTCGATCCCCCTGACAGACTTTCCGTGTCCCTCGGTGCACCTGTTTATCCTCCCCTATCCACCAAACTGAAGTTCCGGCCTAAGTGGATCTATTCAAATTTCAATGAGGGCTCGCATCGGTTCGAAACGAATTTGAAGCGGATGGGCAGACGGACAAGCTCTCTCATCCCAGTCTCAGTAGATGCCCGACACTATGCTACTTTCAGAATGGACCAGAATCGCAATGAAAAATTTCATCGGCCGGTTATGGGGTCTTTGGATGTGGGACGACAAGAAAGAACCAAAGGGGGACTTGGAATCAATGTGGGACTGCCAAAGCGATTGGATCGTATTTTCGGTGAGGGCGGAGCCGGATTGCGTGTAAGTGGTTTCCGCAAAATCATGTTCTCGGGGAGATCGCAATGGACCGATGCGGCTCAGTCACCATCCTTTAAGCAGAGCAAGTTCCCTTCGCTGCATATGGAACAAATCTCCCGGTTCGATATCACCGGCACCATCGGCAGCAAAATCACGGTCAAGGTTTCTCAGGATAGTCAAACCGATATCCCCCTCGCCAACCGATTGCAAATTCGCTACAAAGGCAACGAAGACGACATTCTCAAAACTATTGAGGCGGGCAATACTAACTTGTCGCTTCCCAACACCAAGTTTGTCGGCTATTCGTCACGCATTCGCGGCTTATTTGGCATCAAAGTAGAAGCCAAGGTAGGGAATCTACGTCTCACTGGAATCGCATCACAGGAAAAGGGATCCTCGGAATCGGCCCGGATCACACCCAGCGGCGAAGAAAGCGCGAAGATAATTCGCGACAATGAATACGTCAAACGACGCATCTTTGATTTGGGACATGAGTCCGAATTCCAACTCGGTGATTCTGTTTTAAGAGTGATTGCCTACCAGGCACGACGAGAATCGGATATTGATGCCGAAGTCACGGCTATTCTTGCACGAATGGTGGTTGATCCCTCGAACCCGCAAAACCATAGCAGTGAGAATGAGGAATACTTGCAGTCAATGGAAGCTGGAGTGGAGCTCATATCAAACGATGAGTACGATATCAAGAGTTATCCGCAGTCCCGCCATCATTATATGGTTTTTAAATCCTCCAGACGTGATCAGTCACTTGGAATTTATATGGAGGTACTCCGTTCCTCCAGCGGCAGTATCGAGGCTGTGGGAGACAACGTTTCTGACACGGCTATACTGAAACTGATATACAGCCCCAAAGCGGACACCACTTATGTCACCTATGATCTGATGTGGCGCAACTGCTATACAATTGGTCGGGGTGCGGATATCTTGGATTTCGACATTAAGTTCTATAAGGGACCAAGGGGTAGAGAGGACGGTACCGAGAGTGTAAGCGACCAGAGCACCGAAGGACTTGGTACGCAGTCGTATCTCCAGATACTCGGCCTGGATCAATACGACGGAAACAGAAATGTCCCTGACGGCAAGCTTGATAATCGCTCGGAAGTGTTCCGACCCGATTGGGGATTACTGATTCTCCCTCACCGTCGTCCTTTTGATACCGACACTACATTCCTGTACGAGAACGGTGGCAGCTCACATGTCCTGGAGAAGAGAGTTCCTCTGATCTACGATGCCACTGCTACCGGTCAACCTATCGCCAGTGAATACTTCATGCGGATCTTCACAAAGTCGCGCAGTTCGACAATCCGCTTGGGGAAACCCAACATTATCGAGGGTTCGGAGAAAATCACAGTCAACGGCCGGCAACTGCAAAAGGACATCGACTACAGTATCAACTACGATTTCGGCCAGATAACGCTGCTGTCTGAAGAAGCGACAGATGTTAATGCCGATATTAATATTGATTTTGAATATGCCCCTTTCATGGCAGTAGCCAAAAAAACCTTGCTTGGCATGCGGGCCGTTTATGATATGGGCCGAGATTTCAAAATTGGCACTACTATCCTGTACAAATCGGATAAAGCCGAAGATCGCAAACCAAGAGTGGGGCAGGAAACCGCCAAAGCGGTCATTTACGATATTGACACCCAGGTGAAGTTGCACCCTAATTTCCTGACTTCAGCTCTTGATGCACTGCCATTTGTTTCAACCACGGCTCCTTCAAACCTGTCGGTATCAGCTGAACTGGCCCAATCGCATCCCAACCCCAACGTTGATGGCGTGGCTTACGTCGATGATTTTGAAGCATCTACAGAACAACTCTCCATTGGCACTTTCCGTACTCAATGGCAGAAATCCTCCATCCCTTTCCAGTTGACGGATTCGGCTACGGAACTTTCTCGCCTTTTGTGGCATAATCTGATCGACCCGTATAGAGTAGATGAGATTTACGCTAAGAAAGAAACCGGTGCCGGTCAGGGAGCGGTGCGAGGCCTGCGATTCATCTTCCGACCCAACTATCTCGACACAGCCTGGGATTCGAGTCTTGTTGACGGAAGTGAAACTGAGTACGAGTACACCTTTAGCGACGACGACATACATGACTCAAGCCCCGACACTACTTCGTGGGCCGGAGTAACACGTAGCTTCGGGGGACGCATCGATGCTGAAAGAGCACAAGTATTCGAATTCAGAGCCCGTGCCCCAGGCGACAGCGGTATCATGCACATTGAATTTGGAAGAATTAACGAGGATATTGACGACAACGGTAACGCGTACTTCGAACGTGAAGATGAAACCGGTGTGTCGGAAGATTTCGGGCTTGATGGCCTGCCGGACAATCAAGAACCGCGCTACAATGCAACAACGAATCCCGATCCCAATCACGACAACTGGTTTTTCCTCGGAGACGGCATTTGTCCGCCCAATTGCGGACAATACACCAATGAGTCAAACTGGAACGACCCGATTAACTATGAGTGGCTTAACGGTACCGAAGGCAACAGAATCGACGGCGAACATTATGAAATAGCCGACAAGGAGGCCTTCACCAACGATTTCAATACCGATGACGGCTACTTCTCCTACTGGGTCGACTTCGGGGCTGATTCTGTGCGATTCAGAATCGATTCATCGGAGCACGATCCTGGCGATGGTCATGGATCGTGGTTCACGTATCGCATCCCAATTAACGACCCTGATCTGGTTGACGCGGATGGGGAGTATGTCCAGCAAGTCATCATCAATGGATCCTCGGAAGATGCCACTTTGCAACCGGACTGGAATAAGATCAGCCATATCCGTATCTGGTTTGAAGGCAGGCCTGGTCAGACCACAGCGGACACTATAGAGATTGCCGATTGGTATTTTGTACAATCCAACTGGCAGGATGAAATTGCGTACAACGATTCTGACTCTACAACGAAATTCATAATCGCTTCCGTCAGTGAGGAAGATGGCACCTTTGATGCTCCTTCCAACGTGGAAGCGTACACTGACCCCAACACCGACATCGAAGAATCCCAGCGGGGGCTGTTGTTGCAATTCGAGGACATGGACTCTCGCGATACGTGTTTGGCCGTCAAGAACTTGGTGTCGATCGACGGCTACAGCGGCTATGGAACTATAGAAATGTATGTTCACGGCAGATACCTGAACCCGGCTGACGATGGTAAGGTGTGGTTCATATTCAGACTGGGTACCGATTCGGTCAACTTCTATCAGCAGCGAATGAGATTGTACGATGGTTGGGATGTACGTAATTTTGTCAATATTAAGTTCGACGAAATAACTGCCCTTAAGGACTCGGAACAACGACAAAGAACTCGCAGTGAATGGCTAGATGTAGATATCTATAGTGACGATGCCGACAGTACTTTCCGAGTCCGGGGCAATCCGAATCTAAATGCCATCAAATACTTCGCAGCCGGTGTTGTCAACAGCGATCAACTCAACGACGTTTCCGGTGAAATCTGGCTTGATGAACTGAGGGTCACTGACGTCCGTCGCGATGTCGGTACGGCGGCAAGGATATCATTTAGTGGCAACCTGGCTGATCTTGGCGGCTACAACTTTTCATATCAAACAAAGGACCCGTATTTCCGCGGTCTGTCAACCTCGACCAGAGGTGGATCGAGCCGGAATCTCGGTAGCGGTCAAACCCAGACTAGCATGTCTTATTCGGCTTCAGTTAATCTTGACAAATTCATGCCGCGATCATGGGGTGCCAAAATTCCCGTATCGGTATCCTATTCCAAAACGACATCAACTCCGTTGCTACGGAATGGATCCGACATCGTTTTGCCTGAGGAAATCCGCATCGAGGAGCGCAGTCTGGGTGAATCCCAATCGTTGTCGGTATCTCCGAAATTCAACCGGCCCGGCAGAAATCCCCTATACTCATTATTACTCAACCGTCTGACCACAAAGTTCTCATACCGTCGAAACACCCGATCTTCGGTCAATCAACCTTACAGCTTCGGTGAGAGTTACAACGTGCAGAGCAGATTTGACCTGAGTATGAGGACGGTTCCGAAAATCCCTGTTTTCTTCTGGACCAAGTGGATTCCGTTCGCGAAGAAAACAGCCGGATCACAACTTGGTCTATACCCAAAACGCTGGAATGTCAGCGGCGACTATGACCGCAATCTGTCGGTATCCCGTAACATCAGCGGTGACCTACAGAGCGATCTCAAACGCACTTTCAACGCTAAAATGGACGTCCAGTACGAAATCCTGGAGAACCTTATTTCCAGTCTGCGACTTGATACCCGACGTGATTTGAGTGACGTCGAGAATGTGGACCTGTCGTTTAAAAAACTTCGCCTGGGTCTTGAACTACGCTACAGTCAGTCCTTCGGCGTAACCTACAATCCAAAAGTTTTCTCTTTCCTGGGTACTAACTGGTCTTACAAGGCACAATACAGTGACGACTGGGACCGGTCCTCTGAGTCGCGCCGATCCTCGCTCACTCGCTCATGGAGTGTTAGCGGCACATTTGACCACATAAAGTTTCTGGGCGGCAAAGGCAGTTCCTCCGGTCGTGACCGCGGTCGTCAGCGCGGTCGGCGCGCCCGCAAAACGGACGTGACAGTAGAAAAAGGCAAACCGTTCTACGATCCACCACTGGCTGTGCTACGGTTCCTGACTGCGTGGATACAGGTGCCAAAATACAACTACAGTGAGAATTTCAAAGCTTCTGTCCCTGGCATGGACTCACGACCAAGACTGGAATATCGCTTTGGACTTGTCCGCGGGGATCACGGTGTGTCAACTATATCCCAGACGCGCAGCCCATCTTCATCACAGGGCAAAAGCTACGATCTGTCCAGTGGTTTCTCTCTACTGAGTGGCATCAAAACGGAAGTGAAGTTCAGGCGAAGTATCAACGAAGACCTGATCAAACAGGGGAACCGTTCCCGGAACACTTCTACGAGCTGGCCAGATCTAACCATTCGCATTTCCCGCTTCAAGACTCTGCCGTTGATAAAGAACGTGGTAAATAAGCTCATTGACGTCCTGTCACCTCGCACAGGCTACTCACGCTCCACGAAAGAAACGTTCGATCTCAATGGCGGTTTTGTCACTTCATCTTCCGAAATTATCAGCCGCAATCCTCTGCTCCAGGTGAATTTCAAAGTGTTCAAGGGTTTGTCGTTGTCATCTTCGTATGCGCTAACCAAAGATATCAGACGAGCTTTCAACCCCACTAGCGGTAAGTTTCAGTCGGAGTCCCAGTCCAATCGCAAGACCTTTGGTGCTTCGACCAAGTATAGTTTTTCAGCCCCAAGCGGCTTCAAGCTCCCCATTTTTGGCCGTGTGAAGTTCCGCTCAACAATGTCGATCTCAATCGACGTCAAAAGAAACATGAGCACAACCAGAAGCTTTAGTGCCGATGGAAAAGAGGGCCGACCTACCGAGAAATCAGAGTTTCGTATATCGCCGAACATATCCTATACTTTTTCACCTAAGATCCGTGGCGGCCTGAGCATGCAATGGTCCGACAACAACAGTAACGGACGTAAGAGCCATCTGAGGGAAGTCAAGCTCTCGGTGGAGATAAGATTCTAACCTTCAATTCAGCATGATCGAATACACACGACATCGTATCCTCTGACACACAGATGGTTTCTCTTGACTTGAATAGACCCATTCCGATTTATTAGCATCATGACTTCAAAGCTATTACTCTGCTCGAATCTTGTCCTACTATCGATTTTTATGTTCTGTTGTTCTTCTCCGCAGGTAGCGACACCGGTTTTCGATGGTGACCTTGCATATCAACATCTAATCCACCAGGTAGAATTCACGCCCCGGGTTCCCGGCAGTGAGGCTTCGGCTCGTTGTCGCAACTATGTGTACGATTTTTTTGACAGCCTGGGACTGAGTGTTGATTCCCAGATGTTCACTTTTCTCGATCCATATTCCGGGCAGGACATCCCCATGGTAAACGTCATAGCACATTGCAATCCCCAGCTTGATGCGTCGCAACGTATTGTCCTCATGGCCCACTACGATTCTCGTCCCAGAACCGACTATGCCTTTGACACATTGCTGATTGATGAGCCAATCGACGGCGCCAATGACGGCGCTTCCGGGGTGGCTGTCCTGCTTGAGCTGGCGCGATTGCTGTCGATTCAGCCGCCGTCAGTTGGGGTTGATCTGGTTCTGGTTGACGGTGAAGACTGGGGCAAGTCCGGAGACTCACAGTATTACCTCCTCGGGTCACGCGAGTTTGCCCGTCGGGGTATCCGGGACCGTTACCAATTCGGTATCGTCATAGACATGATTGGCGACCGTGACCAGCAGGTCTATCGAGAAGCGTTTTCAGAACGATACAACAAGCCCCTTAATGACCTCGTCTGGGAGACAGCACAGCGTCTCGGCGTGACAACGTTCATCGACAGCGTTCATTACACGGTGATGGATGACCATCTGCCACTCCAGGCGAGCGGTGTTCCATCGATCGTGCTCATCGATTTTGATTATCCAGAATGGCACACTGAGTTTGACACCCCTGACAAATGTTCGGCCCAGTCGCTATCCAATGTCGGGCGGATCCTCGTGGATATAGTCTATAAACCTGAAAATTGGCCCAGAAAATGATTGAGAAACCGAGAGATTTCCCGGCGGTGGAAGAATTACTTCAGCATGAGGAGTTAGCCGAAGCCGTACTATTGATTCCACGTCCGGCGGCAGCGGAAATTATCAAAGCAACCATCGCGAATGCCAAAGCGCAGCTAACTAAGACACACAAGCCAATCACACTGGAGCGACTAAATAACGATATTCGCAAAGCCCTGTTAAAGGCCAAGAGGCAGGAAATAACCAGGGTAATCAATGCGACAGGAATCGTCGTTCATACAAACCTGGGGCGAGCACCGCTACCGGCTGCACTCTTTGAAGCGGTCAAAGAGAGGGTGACCGGCTACGGTAATATCGAATTCGACCTTAACACCGGCGGACGGGGAAGTCGCGGACTTGCTTGCGAGAAATATCTGGTTCTTCTCACCGGAGCTGAAGCTGGAACCGTGGTCAACAATTGCGCGGCAGCCTTGTTTCTCATTCTTAATACGCTGGCTAATCGCAAACAGGTACTTCTGTCTCGCGGAGAAATGGTTCAGATCGGCGGCGGTTTTCGTATTCCCGATATTCTCAAAAAATCCGGCGGGAAGCTTTGTGAAGTAGGCACGACAAACATTACGACCATAAAAGACTACGAGGACAATATCGAGACTGGTCGTTCCGGATTGATCCTGAAAGTACACAAAAGCAACTTCGTCCAGAGCGGATTTACTGAAGAAGCAAACCTCAAAGAACTCGTGACCCTCGGTCGCAAATACGGCTGGCCGGTTGTCAACGATCTTGGCAGTGGTGTGTTCATTGATACGCGTGACATTCTGGGATACGAAGAACCAACTGTTGGACATTCGGTCAGAGCGGG comes from the Candidatus Zixiibacteriota bacterium genome and includes:
- the recG gene encoding ATP-dependent DNA helicase RecG, which gives rise to MASLNLNSPLQYVKGVGPRKAEILANYDLHTVSDMLRYFPRQYLDRSTVVPIADLKVDQPVTIVGQVKAHGVLHGKHKRYEVILGDSTGAVSLLWFRGVRYWERLFKKNQWFAATGTVSYFQGFQILHPDLERLEDESDQMIHAGRIIPVYPQTAELSKVGLSSKGIRRITSFIFENLTEHIADLLPRAETDRLKLPSLQEAIHHIHYPENRDQIETCRRRLAFDELLEFQFLIVSSRRQKEVAIKKQRYTSPGINLKKFIAALLFELTAGQKAATKEIAADLGRARPMTRMLQGDVGCGKTVVAIIAALHAAENNLQTAFMAPTEILSEQHFRGWQRPLEEAGFTSALLTSSMKKTEKDKIGAACGRGEIDILFGTHALIYDYVSFERLGLVIIDEQHRFGVKQRGKLHAKGDNPDLLVMTATPIPRTLALTLYGDLDITTIPDLPPGRKPVRTVWRMPDAATKVYQFVHDEIARGGQAYFIYPLVEKSEHLQLTSVEDAYAELTANQLSGLRVGMVHGRVKAKERDEILRQFNSGDLDILMATTVVEVGLDNPNATLMVIQHGERFGLAQLHQLRGRIGRGKKQATLIALAHPPISEMARRRLDYFSQTTDGFKIAEADLELRGPGELYGLKQSGLPELRAARLTSDRDLLEAARGLLERLFSDDNSLDSSYQNLYTYLKESAVVKASNLGGG
- a CDS encoding DUF1844 domain-containing protein, whose product is MTNEDDLDKTLFSQMILSLQMGAMQQMGKFASPMTGKIERDMVMAKASIDMLAMLEKKSKGNLTEDEDKLIGHALYELRINFVDESKKSDQPTETATSDSNNSGAEASDSESDETSTEPEKS
- the murB gene encoding UDP-N-acetylmuramate dehydrogenase, whose product is MKATVQLPLNQNIPESDVAAAIGDTVEFDKPLAPLTSFRTGGPAKYFIAVRSVDEIVRAISGACRLDIPYVLIGGGSNLLISDAGFDGLVIKIAIAGIQLVGETTIECGAGENLMAVVEFAASKSLTGLEFAAGIWGTAGGAVYGNAGAYGGGMSDVVTEVVLIDSEGKTKTRNHEYCRFAYRDSYLKMTKEVIVTVRIKLQKGEPGRIREKIADILADRKTKHPDQLTAGCFFKNIEDPSQPHGKLAAGRLLEEAGAKLLSVGDAEVFEKHANMIVNVGHATSHDIHELATRMKELVRKNSGVELEEEITRIGQF
- the sprA gene encoding cell surface protein SprA, encoding MGRRTSSLIPVSVDARHYATFRMDQNRNEKFHRPVMGSLDVGRQERTKGGLGINVGLPKRLDRIFGEGGAGLRVSGFRKIMFSGRSQWTDAAQSPSFKQSKFPSLHMEQISRFDITGTIGSKITVKVSQDSQTDIPLANRLQIRYKGNEDDILKTIEAGNTNLSLPNTKFVGYSSRIRGLFGIKVEAKVGNLRLTGIASQEKGSSESARITPSGEESAKIIRDNEYVKRRIFDLGHESEFQLGDSVLRVIAYQARRESDIDAEVTAILARMVVDPSNPQNHSSENEEYLQSMEAGVELISNDEYDIKSYPQSRHHYMVFKSSRRDQSLGIYMEVLRSSSGSIEAVGDNVSDTAILKLIYSPKADTTYVTYDLMWRNCYTIGRGADILDFDIKFYKGPRGREDGTESVSDQSTEGLGTQSYLQILGLDQYDGNRNVPDGKLDNRSEVFRPDWGLLILPHRRPFDTDTTFLYENGGSSHVLEKRVPLIYDATATGQPIASEYFMRIFTKSRSSTIRLGKPNIIEGSEKITVNGRQLQKDIDYSINYDFGQITLLSEEATDVNADINIDFEYAPFMAVAKKTLLGMRAVYDMGRDFKIGTTILYKSDKAEDRKPRVGQETAKAVIYDIDTQVKLHPNFLTSALDALPFVSTTAPSNLSVSAELAQSHPNPNVDGVAYVDDFEASTEQLSIGTFRTQWQKSSIPFQLTDSATELSRLLWHNLIDPYRVDEIYAKKETGAGQGAVRGLRFIFRPNYLDTAWDSSLVDGSETEYEYTFSDDDIHDSSPDTTSWAGVTRSFGGRIDAERAQVFEFRARAPGDSGIMHIEFGRINEDIDDNGNAYFEREDETGVSEDFGLDGLPDNQEPRYNATTNPDPNHDNWFFLGDGICPPNCGQYTNESNWNDPINYEWLNGTEGNRIDGEHYEIADKEAFTNDFNTDDGYFSYWVDFGADSVRFRIDSSEHDPGDGHGSWFTYRIPINDPDLVDADGEYVQQVIINGSSEDATLQPDWNKISHIRIWFEGRPGQTTADTIEIADWYFVQSNWQDEIAYNDSDSTTKFIIASVSEEDGTFDAPSNVEAYTDPNTDIEESQRGLLLQFEDMDSRDTCLAVKNLVSIDGYSGYGTIEMYVHGRYLNPADDGKVWFIFRLGTDSVNFYQQRMRLYDGWDVRNFVNIKFDEITALKDSEQRQRTRSEWLDVDIYSDDADSTFRVRGNPNLNAIKYFAAGVVNSDQLNDVSGEIWLDELRVTDVRRDVGTAARISFSGNLADLGGYNFSYQTKDPYFRGLSTSTRGGSSRNLGSGQTQTSMSYSASVNLDKFMPRSWGAKIPVSVSYSKTTSTPLLRNGSDIVLPEEIRIEERSLGESQSLSVSPKFNRPGRNPLYSLLLNRLTTKFSYRRNTRSSVNQPYSFGESYNVQSRFDLSMRTVPKIPVFFWTKWIPFAKKTAGSQLGLYPKRWNVSGDYDRNLSVSRNISGDLQSDLKRTFNAKMDVQYEILENLISSLRLDTRRDLSDVENVDLSFKKLRLGLELRYSQSFGVTYNPKVFSFLGTNWSYKAQYSDDWDRSSESRRSSLTRSWSVSGTFDHIKFLGGKGSSSGRDRGRQRGRRARKTDVTVEKGKPFYDPPLAVLRFLTAWIQVPKYNYSENFKASVPGMDSRPRLEYRFGLVRGDHGVSTISQTRSPSSSQGKSYDLSSGFSLLSGIKTEVKFRRSINEDLIKQGNRSRNTSTSWPDLTIRISRFKTLPLIKNVVNKLIDVLSPRTGYSRSTKETFDLNGGFVTSSSEIISRNPLLQVNFKVFKGLSLSSSYALTKDIRRAFNPTSGKFQSESQSNRKTFGASTKYSFSAPSGFKLPIFGRVKFRSTMSISIDVKRNMSTTRSFSADGKEGRPTEKSEFRISPNISYTFSPKIRGGLSMQWSDNNSNGRKSHLREVKLSVEIRF
- a CDS encoding M28 family peptidase; its protein translation is MTSKLLLCSNLVLLSIFMFCCSSPQVATPVFDGDLAYQHLIHQVEFTPRVPGSEASARCRNYVYDFFDSLGLSVDSQMFTFLDPYSGQDIPMVNVIAHCNPQLDASQRIVLMAHYDSRPRTDYAFDTLLIDEPIDGANDGASGVAVLLELARLLSIQPPSVGVDLVLVDGEDWGKSGDSQYYLLGSREFARRGIRDRYQFGIVIDMIGDRDQQVYREAFSERYNKPLNDLVWETAQRLGVTTFIDSVHYTVMDDHLPLQASGVPSIVLIDFDYPEWHTEFDTPDKCSAQSLSNVGRILVDIVYKPENWPRK